The Porites lutea chromosome 9, jaPorLute2.1, whole genome shotgun sequence sequence gtaaacatttccttttaaatttgtttgtcataaataaacttcgatttttgagcccaaattttcttgttagaaaacgctgagcggcttcttctacgcgaatacatgggagttgtaaacaattcatcgagcacaaaactcagcaaCAGTTTTTATTTAGTTCACGCGGGGACTGCGGAACACCAGAGTGTAGGGGCTTTTCCGTGTTATTAACTAATAATTTATAGGCTTGTTTGTAAAATAACGTCATCAGTGACATCATAAATGAGTGGAAGAAATACTTTATTGCGTACTCTTTCGTGCTAGAAGTGAAAATTCGTGCACGTTGATTTCGTGTTTGTCGCGACTTTTgtcatcaaaataaaaaaaaactgacaaaagcCAGACAAACATTTCAGTTTAGTCACACCACGTCAATTGTGCTCTGTGCTGTTTACTGCGATTCTGTCCCTAACCTATGTACCTCAGCATTCTGTATAGTTTTACTTTCAGCAGTTGTATTTTGAAGGTGTATTTCAAGCAGACTTTGGGTAGAAAATTCTGGGTTGAAAGAAAAGTTGTGATCTAATTCTGAGGCAGGTAATCAACTGCACGCTAACTTGTGCTCACAAGTTATTTGCCAAAAGTTGTGCACACCTAGGTACTTACGATACTTCCCCTAAACTAATCATAGGTGGtgacataattaaacaagcttactcggttaaatctctgggtgtgcatatagacgaaaacctttcatggaatatgcacattgaaaaaatagccaagaaaatcgcatcgggcattggagtaattaagcgttgtaggccttttgttaatcgaaccacattggagtccgttttcaatgccttagttcaaccgtactttaattactgctgcgaggtctgggggcattgcaacaaaagtctttcgaataagctccaaaagttgcaaaaccgggctgcccgtattctaaccttctccagttatgacacaagcgctgatcctcttcttgagcaactcaactggaaacggttggatactcagcgacaaatacaagtggccaccatggtctataaatctatacatggtcttgcgcccgactatcttggttctcttttcactaaatataatccaccttataatttaaggaactctgaaaacaaactagctgttccattgccccgcaccaatttcttgaaaaatagctttagctataatggtgcggttatctggaacagcttgtcccctgaattgcggcaagcaaaatcacttaattcttttcgaaatggttgtcgcgatttctttgactgaatcgataaaacgcacacggcatctatgtaaagcagaatttctttattttctctatctttactatttaaatttttagagcatgtttatatagattaaagcagattgtaattttttttttaatattattattttatctgatagatttaccgtgtttaaataaaaataaagttcaagttcaagttctaGTATTAAGCAAAATCAAATTCTGTAGCGAATAATTAACTTCCCGTGAAAATGTGGATTACTTTACAGCTCTTCAAGTTGCAGACAAAAACAACGTCAACCTGGATGaatgaacaaaaattaataacagcTGAAAAAGTATTTGTACCAACAATTTAGAAACCTTGGAACTTTTCATACAAAAACCACTTCTCACGTTTTAGGCGCGCGCAGCCATGCCTGAAAATCTATTGAATCTTCTTTCCAAAGTCTATTTGACTTCAGTTACACTTGCACTTTGGTCCCTAGTGTGAACCGGCTTATCGCTTCATTGCCTTTCATTTCCTGTTGCCGTCGTTAAAACGACGGCAATAAGCTCTCTAATGTTTGGATCCATGGCCACCACGACAAAAAACCCTTGAATTTGAAGTTATCCGTTTCTTTGAGTAGCAGAAAGCACTTTGCAATGAAAGACAGTCCATGCAACAGTTAATAGTGCAATTTATTGGAAACCGTAAGATCAGAACACAATGGAATGCTACAAAAGTCAGTCGCAAGTGCATTACAGGAGCCGCGCAGGGGGTGGGCCGCTTTTTCGgatggtttaatttttttttttttttactttggttACCCAGATCTGTCACTTAACACACAAACAAGGTTTAGTAATCTGACAATACTGAACAGCCACAAACAGAACAGACAAACTTTGTCTTGTAGCTGTTGCCAATGAGTTTGTAGCTCTTAATGACAATCGGAAAGACAACTTTGCCACCTTGAAAGATTCTGACTTAAAAATGTCCTGGTGACACTCAACCGTTGCGTGTGTGCCGATGTAATAATTACGAATTGATATTACCATTGGCAGTTTTAGATTTGAAATTTTCCCGGGGGAGTGTGCACTTGAAAATCGGCTTCGGGGGCCTTGCATTGACAATATAGTGGAAAAAAGAAcagttgttacattttttcttctcttttgccCTTGTTTATTACACGATGACCCTTTAATTCTTATTCGTTGTCAGCTATGAAGAGAAATAGGTTAAAACTAGAGACGATATCAGGTATATATAGACCTGAAAAAACAAGTTTTATGTTCGAATAAGAAGACGATAAAAGAACCTTACTCTCACAGAACATGTAAACAGTGCTCACCAATAACATACGCTCATGAAGTGTTTCGATTTCCCTAGCACGGGGTTAGCCACCCGCACCAATCATAAAATTGCAgcaacaaaaatacaaacaaggtaaaaacagaagcaaaaaaGGGTGAAAGTTACACATTTCCTGTAAAATAAAAAGGGCATTTTGGTAACTCAAATTTAACGCAATCTTAACTCAAACTCAACTCTAACTCAACTCAAGCTCGTAACTAGAGAAACAGCCGATCCCTCTTTTTCAACGACAACCCATGCATCTCGTCAGCAGTTCTTCAAGTTTAGGAAAACATCCTTTTTAAGAAACTACTCACAGTCGTAAACTCTTCATCGACTCTTTACAACAAGCTTAACTATCGCCGAGAAAGACTGAGAACGTAAAGCTAAAACTAAAGGAAGCCACTTACTTTGCACAACTTGTCACAAGGTGCCGGAGGCCTAGTCGAAGTGCTCCGGTCAGAACCGAACAACTCGTGTGCAATCAGGAATGTACGCATCGCTTTTATGTGATAagaatacattttaaattcCTAAAAATAGCCTTCCAGCGTGAGAAAGCACTTAACGCGGAAGCAGGCAAGTTCTGCTCCACGCATGAACAGTAATGTCAACATGTCAGTGGACTGTTGATGTGATTAAAGATGCATATTCTGAGGCTTATTACGCATATTTTGTCGCACTGCACTGGTGGTAATCAAAAACATTCTTCGaatcatagttagtagaggagactggttatgaaagccggcaaactgtaaagttaaaaataacggtgctgtagtttttgttggaaactccctgaccgtgcacaatcctctgttttttgttcacaaactgtgactgaataaattaatgagatgtttctattggtcagcaAGTTCAAAATGGTAGGAAtactattgaacgttgtgcatgGTTAAGTCCAAAAATGCTAACAAAAACATGACAAAGAAGTCTGTCGGGCTTcgtaaccattccactttaataactatgttcgaatgttttttttaaaatgaatatcAAGTACAAGGATCTGATTCACATACTGTTACCCTTCATTGTCCAGTGAGCAGACAGCGTGACAAGGCAAGGCATATGCTTGATCATTGTATTATCACAACAATTGAAATCACGATTCAGAAACAGGAAAGGTTCAAAACAATGTCCAGTACATCCAAATGCATTCAATTTAACATAATAGCGAGCTTAAGGGAAAGCACTAGATAACATCGACCTATTAACCAGATGAGTCATCGATATGTCAGTGGTGTCttacaaaatgactgaaatgtTTGCCTCGACTTCAgcaagttcaaaatgataggaa is a genomic window containing:
- the LOC140948909 gene encoding uncharacterized protein, with product MAARLLEVINCTLTCAHKLFAKSCAHLGTYDTSPKLIIGGDIIKQAYSVKSLGVHIDENLSWNMHIEKIAKKIASGIGVIKRCRPFVNRTTLESVFNALVQPYFNYCCEVWGHCNKSLSNKLQKLQNRAARILTFSSYDTSADPLLEQLNWKRLDTQRQIQVATMVYKSIHGLAPDYLGSLFTKYNPPYNLRNSENKLAVPLPRTNFLKNSFSYNGAVIWNSLSPELRQAKSLNSFRNGCRDFFD